A part of Salvelinus sp. IW2-2015 linkage group LG16, ASM291031v2, whole genome shotgun sequence genomic DNA contains:
- the LOC139028992 gene encoding coiled-coil domain-containing protein 190-like, giving the protein MRCERAMRRGGGGGGGGGGRGLWQGSEAQRREEHRAQARLQGGLQRLEQATSYHLNTLTTEQRRLHRDLLNIRTGNPWRRSLHPLVSRPVNPDPSQLSMAYRTTLPTIPRATRDPKKHRSVKAVCGGVSGLAALQARVHDFLCSSADPQRQGAESSVAPLCLPDLKLQPAAELTSTVLGDRGEAEGTEGRAEREREDVRREGRATRKKEEENGRTDRDREKEEYYPLPPPPSDFLAADGRPRTLHLLPDFNQSLAEARKARYIRYRGRPPCERELSITEIFARGNTGSIHRF; this is encoded by the exons AT GAGGTGTGAGAGAGCCATGcgtcgtggtggtggtggtggtggtggtggtggtggcaggggGCTGTGGCAGGGCAGCGAGGCCCAAAGGAGAGAGGAGCACAGAGCTCAGGCTCGCCTGCAGGGGGGGTTACAGAGACTGGAGCAGGCCACGAGCTACcacctcaacacactcaccacAGAACAACGAAGACTACACAGAGACCTGCTCAACATCAGGACCG GTAACCCCTGGAGGAGGAGCCTTCACCCTCTGGTGTCACGACCTGTCAACCCTGACCCCTCCCAACTCTCCATGGCCTACAGGACTACCCTACCCACAATCCCACGGGCCACCAGAGACCCAAAGAAACACAG GTCAGTGAAAGCTGTGTGTGGGGGAGTGTCTGGTCTGGCTGCACTCCAGGCTCGGGTCCATGACTTCCTCTGCAGCTCTGCAGACCCACAGAGACAGGGGGCAGAGAGCTCAGTGGCGCCACTCTGCCTGCCAGACCTCAAACTGCAGCCTGCAGCAGAATTGACCAGCACTGTGCTGGGGGATAGAGGGGAAGCGGAAGGGACGGAGGGGagagctgagagggagagagaagatgtgaggagagaggggagggcaacgcgaaagaaggaggaagagaatgggaggacagacagagacagagagaaagaggagtattatcctctccctcctcccccctctgacTTCCTCGCTGCTGATGGTCGGCCCAGAACGCTCCACCTCCTGCCTGATTTCAACCAATCACTGGCCGAGGCTCGTAAAGCTCGCTACATCCGTTACCGAGGTCGACCCCCCTGCGAGAGGGAGCTGTCAATCACTGAGATATTCGCCAGGGGCAACACAGGTTCCATCCACAGATTCTGA